The stretch of DNA TGGTGTGCCCTGGAAGCTCTGCGCAACTACAGCCCCCTCGACTGGTCACCCCTCAGCCTCACCCAGAGCCCCAGCAACCTGTGGATTCTTCACCTCACCCGCCTGTCGGGGCCGCAGATTCTCTCCGCCCTCCTCGTCGCCACCAATGGCCTGCTCGCCTACGCCCTCCCCACCCCCAAGCTTCACCCTACCCACCCACCCACTCACCCACCCATCCACTCACCCACCCTCCCCCTCGCCCTCACCCTCATCCTCGCAGGTCACCTACTGGGCGCCCTGCTCTACGCCCAAACCGCCCCTATCCCCCCCGGCCAATCCCTCAGCCTGGGCCTGGTGCAGGGCAACGTACCCACCCGGGAAAAGCTGACGCCCCAGGGAATAAGGCAAGCGCTGGAGGGCTATACCGAGGGTTACCAATCCCTGGTTGCCCAGGGGGTGGCGGCGGTGGTGACGCCGGAAGGGGCGCTGCCGCAGCTATGGAACCCCAATTCGCCCCAGATGGCGGCTATGCTGCAAACCGTAGGCGAGGCGGGGGTGCCGCTGTGGCTGGGCACCTTTGCCCCCGTGGCGGGGAACGGCCGGCAGCAGTATACCCAGAGCATTTTGGAACTGCGCGCCGATGGCCAGTACCACGGACGCTACGACAAAGTGCAGCTGGTGCCCCTGGGGGAGTACATTCCCTTTGAGGCGCTGCTGGGCCGCCTGATCAGCCGCCTCTCGCCGCTGGACAGCTACCTGGTGCCGGGGCAGCCCAGGCAGCAGTTTGCCACCTCAGTCGGGAGGGCCACGGTGGGCATCTGCTACGAGTCGGCCTACAGCCGCCTGTTCCGCCGTCAGACCCAGGCGGGGGGCGAATTTATCGTGACCGCCTCCAACAACGACCCCTACCCGGTGTGGATGATGCAGCAGCACCACGGCCTCGATGTGCTGCGGGCGGTGGAGAGCGATCGCTGGGCGATCCGCGTCACCAATACCGGCCTCTCGGGCCTGGTCGACAACCACGGCCGCACCCTTTGGCTGAGGGAGCCGCAGACCTACCTCGTGCACCGGGCCGAGCTAGAGCGCCGCCAAACCCTCACCCCCTACGTGCGCTGGGGTGACTGGCTGACGCCGCTGCTGC from Leptolyngbya sp. KIOST-1 encodes:
- the lnt gene encoding apolipoprotein N-acyltransferase, with protein sequence MKAAATKLQKLIHGWSWGQASWVILSGCLMAIALPPWSLWPLAWVGLVPLWRVVRTTPAIALAAAYGLLWGLVYYGISLAWITHLHPLMWMGVPWLNSVAIALSAWIFIVLWGSVCIAVWGGTVAWLSRRWPGRSLWLVLAGTALWCALEALRNYSPLDWSPLSLTQSPSNLWILHLTRLSGPQILSALLVATNGLLAYALPTPKLHPTHPPTHPPIHSPTLPLALTLILAGHLLGALLYAQTAPIPPGQSLSLGLVQGNVPTREKLTPQGIRQALEGYTEGYQSLVAQGVAAVVTPEGALPQLWNPNSPQMAAMLQTVGEAGVPLWLGTFAPVAGNGRQQYTQSILELRADGQYHGRYDKVQLVPLGEYIPFEALLGRLISRLSPLDSYLVPGQPRQQFATSVGRATVGICYESAYSRLFRRQTQAGGEFIVTASNNDPYPVWMMQQHHGLDVLRAVESDRWAIRVTNTGLSGLVDNHGRTLWLREPQTYLVHRAELERRQTLTPYVRWGDWLTPLLLGLALGWGWWGDRHSPL